Proteins encoded within one genomic window of Manis pentadactyla isolate mManPen7 chromosome 4, mManPen7.hap1, whole genome shotgun sequence:
- the RPL27 gene encoding 60S ribosomal protein L27: MGKFMKPGKVVLVLAGRYSGRKAVIVKNIDDGTSDRPYSHALVAGIDRYPRKVTAAMGKKKIAKRSKIKSFVKVYNYNHLMPTRYSVDIPLDKTVVNKDVFRDPALKRKARREAKIKFEERYKTGKNKWFFQKLRF, translated from the exons ATGGGCAAGTTCATGAAACCCGGGAAGGTGGTGCTGGTTCTGGCTGGACGCTACTCCGGACGCAAAGCAGTCATCGTGAAG AACATTGATGATGGCACCTCGGACCGCCCCTACAGCCATGCTCTGGTGGCTGGAATTGACCGCTATCCCCGCAAAGTGACAGCTGCCATGGGCAAGAAGAAAATCGCCAAGAGGTCGAAGATCAAGTCTTTCGTGAAAGTTTATAACTACAATCACCTCATGCCCACAAG GTACTCTGTGGATATTCCCTTGGACAAAACTGTCGTCAACAAGGATGTCTTCCGAGACCCTGCTCTTAAACGCAAGGCCCGAAGAGAGGCCAAGATCAAGTTTGAGGAGCG gTACAAGACCGGCAAGAACAAATGGTTCTTCCAGAAGCTGCGGTTTTAG